In Megalops cyprinoides isolate fMegCyp1 chromosome 12, fMegCyp1.pri, whole genome shotgun sequence, the sequence GACGTACCTGGGGAAGTGGTTGACCTTCTGGAAGTCCTGGAGGCTGCGCAGGACGTATGGCTTGAGGTGGGACCCGGTCCACATCAGGTTGAAATCGTTGCTGTTCGGGTGGACCTGAGGCACAGAGAACATTCCTGCTGGCACCTCACAAGAAGCCTGTCTCGCGGGATGACGTCACCGGCGTTGCGTAACGGGTCACGGCGCCAAGGGAAGAACCCTCGCGTCATGCCGTCGAAACGCCCGCCACATCTCGTCGGTGCGGCTAAGGGATCGTGCCGAGAGCGTAACCATATGCGCTGACATCGATCATCTGCCGCAACTTGGCTGAGAAACAGGGAGCTGCAGCTCAGATCAGATACCCCGATGTTTATTTGGAATACTACAGGCACTTTTCATGCTGTTACGACACGCAGGCGAGCGTGCCAGCTATTTTTAAACGCAATCATATTActttaatctgttttgttttattcctgCCCCACTGTGCCCTTTTCGTGAAGAGGCAGATTTGGCAACCTCCCGCTCCCAGCTAAGAGAGAGCCAGATGTTTGCAATACAGTGATTAAGCTCTGGCTTTGGGGATGCTGTAGCAGACATTAGCATCCCTTTGATGATCATTTTATAAGGAGTCAAGAagtattgaaatgaaataaaagggaATTAACAGTAAGTGCTTGTTTGgagcctgcctctctcccctttctgaCTCGCAAAGCAGGACAAACCCTTTCTTTTCCAAGCACGTGCACATCCTCCTGTCTTTGACACAGACAGTTCCTGTCCAGATTACAAagaggggaggagctggagagagtcGGAGACAGCCATCTTTACAGATGACATTACCCTTGACGAAGACAGCTCGTTCTGGTGCCTTTCTCCTTAAACAAGTAAATGCTCAGGTGCACATTCCGCTGTCAAACGGGTGGATGGGAGTGGGCGTTCGGCACTCTTACCTCATGGAACCCGTGATTGCTGAGAATTCCACGCACCAGTCGGCTCTCTGTCCGGACGATCTTGAAAGCAAGGTTATACCGTTCTACGAAACCGAGAAACAGCATCGTTTACCCAAAACACATGCCTTGAAATTAACACAATCACAAGGGACATTTGCTGACATTTATGACGGCATTAACAGTCAAACTGCTCGCTATTTTGCTGTCTTTACCCCCGATCGAGCGAATATTCCCATCTTTGGACACTATGGCTTCAGCCTGGAACACCAAGACCGGAATGTTCCTCCTGAGGCCACACCAGGCAATACAAGGGTGGTCCCTGTGTAGAGAGAATCCCAGACAACCACAGTAAGACACTACAGACTGCACTGGAAGTGGCAGAACATTCAAGCCCAGCACCTGCTTTAAAGATACTCATTAGCAATATAAATCAACGGTGGTATAGCTTTTAATTCAACCACCTTCATTAACTATGTGCACCAAACGAGCTTCGTTTTGCACTTGTGGACTGCAACTGCCAGCCGTGCAAGGAAACAGCCCTATCTGTAATTTTTCAGCCTCTGAAAGAGAGCAATCTACACATATCCCTTCTGAATTGAGGAAAATGTCAGAGACACTAAACTGACACCTGTCCTCATGGTACCTGAACACAATCAGCCAAAACATTAGCTTTAGAAACTCAGAGATAGCAAGTGCCAAATGCAGTTTCTGGGGTGCCAGTGTAACAACAAACCTGTCCAATAGCAAACGTATGGAACTGTGCCTTGAGCATATCAGTTAGGAATCCACACAGTCAGCTTATCCAGCCCAAGGATGGAAATATGATCATACACTGAAAGAGTGGAATGCTATTCAGCCCTGACCATTATTGATAAGATGAGGATAAGGCACAAAGGCGTGTGTCAAATACAAACATAGGCCTCAGCCAAGCTGTAGTGTTAGCAACGTGCCAAACAGGAATACAGGAATACAATCTAGAAAAACATTCTAGAAGAGGCCTTAGAGGTAAACTATCGGCGAACATCACATACATTTCTAGGCATAGACTGTTCAAGTATAGCTATTATACAATTTAATAAACGTAACAatcaatatcaaaataaatgcaacttCAGGCAACATTTTCCACATACAAGTACACAAACTACAGTTCTCTATTGATAAATTAGCAGCTCGATGCTTAGTAGTAAGACTTAAAAAGATCCCACTGCTACATGCACAACACAATCTTAATACGATCTGCCTGTACCTTATACAGACTTAAGGGAAACACGGGGATCACACCCATTCCTACAGTTGTAAACTGCCATGCCAATTCTGGGAAATCCAAATCAAGACAGAGAAAATCCTCCCTTTCTCACTGCACATGTGAGCTATTAATGGTCTTGAGTAGTAGGTATAATTATTATGCAACAAGGCAACACAGATATCGGATAATGCGCTGGGCTTAACTCGGCAGGGTTCTCCTTCCTAGTAGTAAGTACCATGGAAGAAAGCCCTATTAGATCAAAAGCCATGTGAGTGTGGGAAATGTGCATTCAGATCTGTCATATAAACAGGAGTGAGTGAGATAACGGATGACCATTGCAACTGCAGACAGAAAGTGTACAAATATTTAAGGACAAGGACTTCATTATAGCAGGAATACATTTATATCTaatgataaattaataatgaaagtAACTTCCTTATGTcaaaaggaatttaaaaaaaaaatctttgtcaCTCACCCAAGTCATCTGACATCAATAATTCACAGTTGTCTCAGGTAACTGGGACTGCACATTGTCAACAATCTTGACATGGGTTGATTCATGATGGAAAAATGACTGAAGCTTGACGGTTTGTAACTCAAAACCGGGCTCATAACACGACATGGCCAAAAACAAAAGTAGCAGAGCTAGAGGAAGGTGCTTTTGAAAGCATCTTCTGTGCATATGGATGGTCTCTGACTGAGCTAGATATAAGCAATACCTAGAGCCACTGTAGTTTTGGGACCAAAGTGATTATGTACTGCAGGGATTGTAAAATGTGACCATGTGTCACAGTTACTCTCCCTATCCCAATAATTTTACTAGAacagcacaccacactgctaaTTCAGGCTTCTGTTCGACGAGATTACATgcaattaacaaaaacaatttaatcaCAACTTCTGTAAGAACACCCTATCAGAAGAGCACAATCACTCACTCCTGCTCGTCTTCCGAGGACTCCGAATCCTCTTTACCCCGGATCACGGCTGGCATTTCCACCTCCCGACAAAATCTGCTTTATGTCAGCTCTCTGAGGTTATGCCTGTGGACATGGTGGCGGCGTGTGGCAATCCACTGCAAAGGACATAATTAAcgtttaggaaaaaaaaacatgcgaTTTCACATTTGTCACTAACCCTCTTGTCGCTCCTCATCTAGCTAACAGAGTACACTGCCTCACAACTACAATAAAGAGCAGTTAGGCTGAACCTGCTTGCAGCAAGTGCCTCCAGCTTCATTACCTAGCAAGCTGATCATAGCAacctagctggctagctagctaactagattCGATTATTTGCCTAAACAGCACACAAACGATCTACTCGTTCACTGACAGCAGTTTGTCCAGCACAGCTAACCAATTAATTTCAGACTTCCTCCAAAAACTGCATGGTAGCAAAGTTGCTTAAAAGAGCTAGCTAGTCTGCCTATCACTCAGACATTACTGGCTAAGCAGCTTGCTTCTTCAGAGAACCTTTGCTACAGAAAGGCATCAGCCACCCAACTAACGTTATCTATATGTTCGTCTAAACAATAGATAATTTGCAGCTACTTTGTTAGCTACTTTAGGTTTAACAACCTCTATTCAAAATGTAACTAaccacctagctagctagctaacatttcaTACCCAGCTATGTCACTACATGAGTTTTTACTGCACAACTTACTAGCTGGATACTACTTACCTTCCCAAAATTGCACACAATGATGAACTGTTTAGACCTAAATTAGCTACATACCTGTTTTacctcattttcattgttttattttgcgGAGTCTTCCCATACGGGATGTAATTACTTAATCTGGTGAGTTTATCTTGTAGTTGTAACTACAACAACCAACCGGCAACCAGATAACAGAGCATGCGCGTATTCCAAAGCTTGAAGGGAGGTGACCTGAACGGCACAACCAGTAATAGCAAGCGTTGTACATACTGTTGCGCAGCAACGACGCTTATTAAAAATCGGTGGGCGAGGATCCCATTAGTCTCGCGGCGGCTCTCAGGAGGCTGAGGGGCTTAAATGATTGGTAGAATACGGAAAATAAGGCGGCCGTTATATCACGCTACTGACAGAATGACCTCATGGGGCCAGCGTACACGAGTTGTAATTGGTCAAGTTAAATGTCAATCATACATGTGGCTCTTGAATGACAGCAGCTTCATCCATTATGATTGGATCATTTTTGACAGTGAGTAAAGACAGCCAAATGAATTTAGGGGACTGGTCGTTTCAATTCTGTGACATGTTTTGGGCAATTCAGGTAAGTTGTCTTGGAAAGGTGtacttgaaatattttatgctttattgtatttataacTCCTAAATGTAAACGCTGGCTGCAGTTTAAGAGGGCGTACTCTACATAGCAAGCTAGCCCTgtagatagagagagagagagactgtcgTTGACATTGGGAGCCTCGCTACCTAACTTACCTGCTTGGCTAGCTAAGCTCCAAGCTAGCCGGATGCTAATAATATTAGCTGGCTGCCCATTAATTAGCTTAGGTGGCTGGCTGTCTTATCAATTATGCAAGGCTGTCTTTATGAAAGCAATTAGCTAGTCACCTGAAGCAGCGCTATCTGCAATGCAGAAAGTTGCTAGGTTGCTAGCTCGTCTACCTAGCTAACTTAGATGTGTCATAACGTGCGCTGGCTAGCGAGCTAGACTAGCAAAAATATTCTGTTCAGAAAACGTGAAAACAGATGATCGAGTCTTGCTGGAGAAAttaaatgtagaaaatgaagACGTCATTTTGTTGTAGCTCAAAACCAAGCCAGCAGttagttttatatttatgattACAGAAATGACACGTAATGTTATCGATACAGTAGTTGGCTTTCTTTTGCTCGTCACCTCCGGATTTAAATAAAACCAATTTACCACCAGACAACTACCGTTGCATATTTTATTATCAGTGTTTATATGGATTATTTCTTCTATCACTCTGTGCACTTTGACAACTTAACACTCGTGTAATTTCATGTGCTGCCCCCAGGGTTTATGACTTCATAATTCCcaaagagagtgagaatgagCCGGTTTCTGAACGTGCTGCGGAGTTGGCTGGTGATGGTGTCAGTCATCGCCATGGGGAACACGGTACAGAGCTTCCGGGATCACAGCTTCCTCTCAGAGAAACTGTACACTGGAACCCCAGAGTTCGGTGAGTAACTTGGACGCCCTGGATGGAAATGGACCTGCAGACCACCGCTGTCATCGTTTTAATTATGGGGATGTGATCATTTGATTTTAAGTAAATCGAATGTAGGTCCAACTGCCTCATCAGATATCTCTTGACAAATTTCTGTTTCATACAAAGCCTCAAATATCTGGTGCCACTTACACTGAGGTCCCTCTGCAAACTGAAATCACGCTCAGGTAAAAATTTGAACTCTTCCTCCTGTTTAGACAAGAATGTAGTTAAAGTCAGTCTGAGAGAAACTGCCAAGAAACAAGAAACTACCACTACTGACCAGACTTGGAAGTAGGACTGAAATATCCAAGAAGTCATAGCCTGTAAAGGTATGTGTTGTCACTGTATGTTCAACACAACTGCATGGTAACATGGGTAACTTCCAATAGTTTTCCCAGCCAACTGGGAGCATATGTGCGTGGGCCAGCGagtaagcagcagcagcagcagctcactGCAGGAAATGAGCAGACGTTAATCCAAGGGAGCACCTTCCCGCAAAAGCACTAGCACATCGCCCCGAGTTGAGCTCCCTCCACTCTGACATGCCCAAGCGCCGTAAATCACTGTCTCCGCGCCACAGCCAAGATTCCTGAAGAGGCGAAAGGGTAGGGAGAGCGGGGACAGGGGCTGGGTGGCTCCCTCAGTCTCGGGCACTCAACGCGACGATGAAGCAATGCGGACACACCCTGCCTGGACCACAGCGTGGGCCGTAATTAAGACCAGATTCCGAGGAGCGGGAATCGGGAGCGGGCCGCCTCAGCTGCGAACGGGGGCAGGAGCTAATTGCTTACgggaaaacaaaaccaaagttaaaggaacaaataaaataatgagcTCCAGAGGGAAATCCTGACGGAGAGCAAACTGGTGGCGCGCCACCCTTTCTTTAATCACGCCCGGGCAGTATGCTGGGCATTTTGACACCAGGCGTTCGGAGAAGCAGCATCATGCTGTCCGAGGAGCGGTTCCCCAGGGCTGCCACTGTGGCTTCTTAAGAGGCATCAGGGCGCCACTACAGAAGAGTTTCAACACCTGGGTGTGCTCGTCCCTTAAGCACAGCACCCCAAATATCTATGTTCAttctacagtttttttctccAGACATTGCAAGAGATGCTTTTCGTAGAAATAACCCGATGACATGAACATAATAGACTGGAGTAATGCACTGGTGGCTAAGATATCTGAGGTAAAGATGATGTCTGAGCTCCTTACCTTAAAGCTCTTATCATGTCATGCGAAAGCTCCATTCAATATTCTTCTCTACTGGAGAAGGCACCAGATATAATATTAGTCCAAAATGTCAACAGTGAAACTTAAAGGCTCATGAAGCGAGTGCACGAAGTAGCCATTGTGTCTATGCGAGACCGTCGCTCGCTCCCATTGTCACAGTGGCTGTCTCGATGCAGCTGTGCTACGTAAGTCCTGACACGCTTGTCCGTTTTGTTGCAGTAAACGGCCTCCAGGCGCGAACCTTCGGAATCTGGACCTTGCTGTCGTCCATCATTCGCTGCGCCTGTGCCATCGATATACAGAACAAAACGTAAGGCGCCAGCCCCGTCCCGCACTGCCATCGGAGTGATTCATGTTTTCTGCTCGGATTCCGGTAAGTGCGCTGGCACAGGGAGCGTTTACTCAGGGGCCGCTCTTCTTGTGTGTCCTCGCAGGCTCTATCATATCACGTTGTGGACATTTGTTCTGGCACTGGGACACTTCCTCTCCGAGGCCTTCGTTTACAAAACGGCACCGCTGACAATTGGTGTTATGGCACCTCTCATTGTAGCAAGTGAGTATTACATTCGGCCGCCCTTTAAAGCACGCTCGAATAGCAGCAGGACAGCCAAACTGGCTTTTTACCGGAAAATGAACCCTTGTTactggatcttttttttttttttctttaacaacaGTACTTGCAACTGCCTAAGCAGTACCAGGGAGACTATGAACGTAGCCAGGCAGTACTCGTAATTCAGGATAGTTTTTAGCTCAGCCCATGGGAGTATATTTTCTCTTGGAAATTGAATTTGATGTGGTTCTCATTCAGTCACCGAGTCGGCAGGCCACTCTGACCTCCCCGTCCCTACAGGTGTCTCCATCTTGGGCATGCTGATTGGGTTCCAGTGCATCGCTGAACCGCAGGAAGTCATGGGAGCACGGCAGAAGAAACGGAACTGACAGCTTCCTGTCCCGCGTCGCACCACGTTTGCCCCCCACCTTTCAGCCCCCAGAGCCTCAAGTGCAGACATTTTTACGGAATTTTTAAGAACCACTGCTGACTCTTctgagccgggggggggggggatcagaaCCTTGGCTTCTTTTTTACAGTCTGAATGTTTAATACTTTGATCTTGCACTGTTACTCAATGTTGCCAACCAGGCATGCTCTGACACTTCCCTCCGTTTAGCGATTCAGAATACTGACCAGTGGACTCTCTTCCCCGACCGTGGatatgtatgtctgttttttgttggtttttatttttggttttttgttaaCAAGTAGGCCGGGTAGGGACATGTTTTTCGAGGCACGCAAACACGAATGCGTGTTCAGATAGAGCCATCGGCAAACCACTGCCACGTGGATGCCGAGTATGCTCAGGACTGTTTGATTGACGGAGGTTACCACTGATCTGCTGTCTATCAGTGCCCCGACACAAACCTGGCTCAAGGAATGGTCGGGCATGGTTAGAGGTGGTTGGACCATGAAAGTGCATGTCCCCAGTGTCAAATGTCCGTAGTACCGTCATGCCCTGATCTTGAGTGTCAGTTTTCTCGACCGTGCCAGGACCAAACCACACGCAAGGTGTCAAGTCGTGCTGATTTGATGAAAAAGCcaagtcaaataaaatgtggaaCTGATTCTTAATTTTGGATGTAATTTTAAGCCTGGAAGGAGTACAGAACAGGAGGGAATACATCTGAGGCATTTCCCATGGTGAAATATTAGAGAATCAAACATTTTGCTTGGAAAAATgatgtttatttcagttaagTAGGAGTTACATAGCAGTTCACACCTGCAAACAACGTATGAACTTGATTTAACAGTTTTACAAAACTATAATTATTCTTTGATATTAAATAGTGCTAGGCACTATTAATGAGTGCATGCATCGCAGACCACTTTTAGTTGTATAGAAAATGATCCTATAAAAAGTGTATGATTAGCAATACAATACTCGACAATGGTACATGTAAGATTACACAACAGTTATAAAAAATCACTGAACCGCTTCAGAACACAAAACATCCATAAAAATTATCAGgtaaaataatttactttagagtgaacaattattttcacattacacCAAAAGAGTTTGTCATCAGTAACAAGTAGTAGAGAGAG encodes:
- the erg28 gene encoding ergosterol biosynthetic protein 28 homolog, whose product is MSRFLNVLRSWLVMVSVIAMGNTVQSFRDHSFLSEKLYTGTPEFVNGLQARTFGIWTLLSSIIRCACAIDIQNKTLYHITLWTFVLALGHFLSEAFVYKTAPLTIGVMAPLIVASVSILGMLIGFQCIAEPQEVMGARQKKRN